In the genome of Manis javanica isolate MJ-LG chromosome 17, MJ_LKY, whole genome shotgun sequence, one region contains:
- the LOC108403455 gene encoding vomeronasal type-1 receptor 4-like, translating to MRHLRVTTSLPSSLSAQKKVAGPRGGEVALKTTFLLQIVVGTLANVTLFFHNVSPVLCGFKQRPTHVVLTHMSLANLLALLSSGISHTMVDFLLRIPLSSLVCKVVYYTHRLARSSTLCCTCVLSTYQFFTLFPGRVEWMMPRCAPKVPGLSCCVCWVFGLLWNIYIPMSVTSAQNTGNVTDAEGRWFCSSSSPTTVIVILWSCPDAVFIGLMVWASGSMVGRLHRHHQRVQHIHMPKGPHNCSPETKATHTILMLVVTFVIFYMMNLVFTFYITVFLDLQLWLIQTCNVLALCFPTVSPFLLVLRDPRTPRFCS from the exons ATGCGCCATCTCAGGGTGACCACATCCCTGCCCAGCAGTCTCTCAGCCCAGAAGAAGGTGGCTGGCCCACGTGGAG GGGAAGTGGCTCTGAAAACCACCTTTCTACTACAGATTGTAGTTGGGACACTGGCCAATGTCACCCTCTTCTTCCATAATGTCTCCCCTGTCTTGTGTGGCTTCAAGCAGAGACCCACACATGTGGTTCTCACCCACATGTCCTTGGCCAACCTCTTGGCTCTTCTCTCCTCTGGGATTTCCCACACAATGGTGGATTTTCTTTTGAGGATCCCCCTATCCAGTCTTGTGTGTAAAGTTGTATATTATACACACAGACTGGCTCGAAGCTCCACTCTGTGCTGCACCTGCGTCCTGAGCACCTACCAGTTCTTCACACTGTTCCCTGGGAGAGTGGAGTGGATGATGCCCAGGTGTGCCCCCAAGGTCCCTGGTCTTTCCTGTTGTGTCTGCTGGGTGTTTGGTCTTTTATGGAATATCTATATTCCCATGAGTGTCACTAGTGCACAGAACACGGGAAATGTTACTGACGCAGAGGGCAGGTGGTTCTGCTCATCCTCAAGTCCCACAACAGTTATTGTCATCCTGTGGTCCTGTCCGGATGCCGTGTTCATTGGCCTCATGGTCTGGGCCAGTGGCTCCATGGTGGGTCGGCTACACAGACATCACCAGAGGGTGCAGCATATTCACATGCCCAAGGGCCCCCACAACTGCTCCCCAGAGACCAAAGCCACCCACACCATCCTGATGCTGGTGGTCACTTTCGTCATCTTCTACATGATGAATTtggtttttactttttacatCACTGTCTTTCTAGACCTTCAGCTCTGGTTGATACAGACATGTAATGTTTTGGCTTTGTGTTTCCCCACTGTGAGCCCCTTCCTGCTGGTCCTTAGGGATCCCAGAACTCCCAGGTTTTGCTCTTAA
- the LOC140847172 gene encoding vomeronasal type-1 receptor 4-like, giving the protein MLFDKDALRTTGNVPLKTTFLLQIGFGTLANVTLFFHNVSPVLHGHKQRPTHVVLTHMALANLLILLSSGIPHTMAAFLLHKPLSIRGCNVVYYTHRVARSSTLCCTCVLSTYQFFTLIPGRVEWMMLRRAPKVPGPSCCVCWVFAALASIYIPLNVTGAQNTGNYTDTQGRWFCSSIPRAGVSIMSSCPDAVFIGLMVWTSSSMVGLLRRHHQRVQHIYTPKSPHNFTPETRAAHTILMLVVTFVVFYVMNLVFTFYISVFLDIQLWLIQTCNILPLCFPTVSPFLLVLRDPRTPRLCS; this is encoded by the coding sequence ATGCTTTTTGATAAAGATGCCCTACGAACTACAGGGAATGTGCCTCTGAAAACCACCTTTCTGTTACAGATTGGATTTGGGACACTGGCCAATGTCACCCTCTTTTTCCATAATGTCTCCCCAGTGTTACATGGCCACAAGCAGAGACCCACACACGTGGTTCTCACCCACATGGCCTTGGCCAACCTCTTGATTCTTCTCTCCTCTGGGATTCCCCACACGATGGCAGCTTTTCTTTTGCACAAACCTCTCTCCATTCGTGGGTGTAACGTTGTATATTATACACACAGAGTGGCTCGCAGCTCCACCCTGTGCTGCACGTGTGTCCTGAGCACCTACCAGTTTTTCACACTCATCCCTGGGAGAGTAGAGTGGATGATGCTCAGGAGAGCCCCCAAGGTCCCTGGTCCTTCCTGCTGTGTCTGCTGGGTGTTTGCTGCCTTAGCAAGTATCTATATTCCCTTGAATGTGACTGGTGCACAGAACACGGGAAATTATACTGACACACAAGGCAGGTGGTTCTGCTCCTCAATTCCCAGGGCAGGTGTCAGCATCATGTCATCATGTCCCGATGCCGTGTTTATTGGCCTCATGGTCTGGACCAGCAGCTCCATGGTGGGTCTCCTTCGCAGACATCACCAGAGGGTGCAGCATATTTACACCCCCAAGAGCCCCCACAACTTCACCCCAGAGACCAGAGCCGCCCACACCATCCTGATGCTGGTGGTCACCTTCGTCGTCTTCTACGTGATGAATTtggtttttactttttacatCAGTGTCTTTTTAGATATTCAGCTGTGGTTGATACAGACATGTAATATTTTGCCTTTATGTTTCCCCACTGTGAGCCCCTTCCTGCTGGTCCTTAGGGACCCCAGAACTCCCAGGCTTTGCTCTTAA